Proteins from one Apis cerana isolate GH-2021 linkage group LG11, AcerK_1.0, whole genome shotgun sequence genomic window:
- the LOC107997008 gene encoding RCC1 and BTB domain-containing protein 1-like isoform X1, translated as MYSCDLTKWSIFSLLEPKFISNIHMAVVYGNIGNEALIVTKDKMVYAVGSNTSGCLGTGDTQSTLYPKKIEELCGKDIKTFAYGKGPHVLALTEEGKVYSWGQNCHYELGNTFGSQALTPAIITNLCNEFIIDIACGSHHSLALTNDGEVYAWGQNTSGQVGCHDITTLVQDIPRKLNFTLSGKKVICISCGDSFSVVVTNNGEVYSWGRNDVGQLGIENNNNDQFHPCRITSLAKIVIEKVVCGSIHTLALSDEGVLYVWGANNYGQLGLTTVLLNTNIWKPTKLEVPEMRRVLDIATSYYNCISIALCEGNRIFMWGQCLGQNVKVPTLTPLKCLYDVFAFYALPAVMHQPLIFHSDEESNLIDSLREAFDDPTTSDLIIQVHGNPIHVHKAILKIRCHYFRTMFQEHWAENSQSVICHKQFSYDVYKTFLKYLYTNEIDPFLDPLNALELLDLANAYSENQLKRYCIQIINKGITITNVIVLYNTSIQYNAKELEEYCFKFALNHMTAVVQTADFAKLDESTVKTFIIKAAQAGAFKT; from the exons atgtattcttGTGATTTGACAAAATGGTCAATCTTTAGTTTATTAGAAccgaaatttatttcgaacatCCATATGGCTGTTGTATatg GTAACATTGGTAACGAAGCATTAATTGtaacaaaagataaaatggTATATGCTGTTGGAAGTAATACTTCTGGATGTCTTGGAACTGGTGATACTCAAAGTACTCtttatccaaaaaaaattgaagaattatgtggtaaagatataaaaacttttgcaTATGGTAAAGGACCACATGTTTTAGCACTCACGGAGGAaggaaaa gtATATTCATGGGGACAGAATTGTCATTATGAATTAGGAAATACTTTTGGCAGTCAAGCTTTAACTCCagcaataataacaaatttatgtaatgaatttattattgatatagcTTGTGGAAGTCATCATTCTCTTGCATTAACAAATGATGGAGag GTCTATGCATGGGGTCAAAATACATCAGGACAAGTAGGTTGTCATGATATAACAACATTAGTACAAGATATAcctagaaaattaaattttacattaagtGGCAAAAAAGTTATTTGCATTAGTTGTGGAGACTCATTCAGTGTGGTAGTCACAAATAATGGAGAAGTTTATAGTTGGGGTCGTAATGATGTTGGTCAATtaggaattgaaaataataataatgatcaattTCATCCATGCAGAATAACATCACTTGCAAAAATAGTAATAG aaaaagtaGTTTGTGGTAGTATACATACTTTAGCATTAAGTGATGAAGGTGTTCTTTATGTTTGGGGAGCTAATAATTATGGACAACTAGGTCTTACTACAGTTTTACTTAATACTAATATTTGGAAACCTACaaag CTAGAAGTACCAGAAATGAGAAGAGTGCTAGATATAGCaacatcatattataattgtataagtaTTGCTTTATGTGAAggtaatcgaatatttatgtGGGGTCAATGTCTAGGCCAGAATGTTAAAGTTCCAACACTTACTCCACTAAAATGTTTGTATGATGTTTTTGCATTTTACGCACTTCCAGCTGTTATGCATCAGCCCCTTATTTTTCACAGTGATGAAGAATCAAACTTAATAGACAGTTTAAGGGAAGCTTTTGATGATCca ACCACTAGTGATCTTATTATTCAAGTTCATGGAAATCCTATTCATGTGCACAAAGCAATTTTGAAGATACGTTGTCATTACTTCAGAACAATGTTTCAAGAACATTGGGCAGAAAATAGTCAAAG tGTTATATGTCATAAACAATTTTCCTATGATgtgtataaaacttttttgaaatatttatacaccAATGAAATTGATCCATTTCTAGATCCACTCAATGCAttag aaCTTCTAGATTTAGCTAATGCTTATTctgaaaatcaattaaaaaggtattgcatacaaataataaataaagggaTTACAATCACTAATGTGATCGTTTTGTACAATACATCTATCCAATATAATGCTaag GAATTAGaagaatattgttttaaatttgcattaaatcaTATGACTGCAGTGGTACAGACAGCAGATTTTGCTAAATTAGATGAAAGTActgttaaaacttttataattaaagctGCTCAAGCGGGTGCTTTTAAAACTTAG
- the LOC107997008 gene encoding RCC1 and BTB domain-containing protein 1-like isoform X2 — MYSCDLTKWSIFSLLEPKFISNIHMAVVYGNIGNEALIVTKDKMVYAVGSNTSGCLGTGDTQSTLYPKKIEELCGKDIKTFAYGKGPHVLALTEEGKVYSWGQNCHYELGNTFGSQALTPAIITNLCNEFIIDIACGSHHSLALTNDGEVYAWGQNTSGQVGCHDITTLVQDIPRKLNFTLSGKKVICISCGDSFSVVVTNNGEVYSWGRNDVGQLGIENNNNDQFHPCRITSLAKIVIEKVVCGSIHTLALSDEGVLYVWGANNYGQLGLTTVLLNTNIWKPTKLEVPEMRRVLDIATSYYNCISIALCEAVMHQPLIFHSDEESNLIDSLREAFDDPTTSDLIIQVHGNPIHVHKAILKIRCHYFRTMFQEHWAENSQSVICHKQFSYDVYKTFLKYLYTNEIDPFLDPLNALELLDLANAYSENQLKRYCIQIINKGITITNVIVLYNTSIQYNAKELEEYCFKFALNHMTAVVQTADFAKLDESTVKTFIIKAAQAGAFKT; from the exons atgtattcttGTGATTTGACAAAATGGTCAATCTTTAGTTTATTAGAAccgaaatttatttcgaacatCCATATGGCTGTTGTATatg GTAACATTGGTAACGAAGCATTAATTGtaacaaaagataaaatggTATATGCTGTTGGAAGTAATACTTCTGGATGTCTTGGAACTGGTGATACTCAAAGTACTCtttatccaaaaaaaattgaagaattatgtggtaaagatataaaaacttttgcaTATGGTAAAGGACCACATGTTTTAGCACTCACGGAGGAaggaaaa gtATATTCATGGGGACAGAATTGTCATTATGAATTAGGAAATACTTTTGGCAGTCAAGCTTTAACTCCagcaataataacaaatttatgtaatgaatttattattgatatagcTTGTGGAAGTCATCATTCTCTTGCATTAACAAATGATGGAGag GTCTATGCATGGGGTCAAAATACATCAGGACAAGTAGGTTGTCATGATATAACAACATTAGTACAAGATATAcctagaaaattaaattttacattaagtGGCAAAAAAGTTATTTGCATTAGTTGTGGAGACTCATTCAGTGTGGTAGTCACAAATAATGGAGAAGTTTATAGTTGGGGTCGTAATGATGTTGGTCAATtaggaattgaaaataataataatgatcaattTCATCCATGCAGAATAACATCACTTGCAAAAATAGTAATAG aaaaagtaGTTTGTGGTAGTATACATACTTTAGCATTAAGTGATGAAGGTGTTCTTTATGTTTGGGGAGCTAATAATTATGGACAACTAGGTCTTACTACAGTTTTACTTAATACTAATATTTGGAAACCTACaaag CTAGAAGTACCAGAAATGAGAAGAGTGCTAGATATAGCaacatcatattataattgtataagtaTTGCTTTATGTGAAg CTGTTATGCATCAGCCCCTTATTTTTCACAGTGATGAAGAATCAAACTTAATAGACAGTTTAAGGGAAGCTTTTGATGATCca ACCACTAGTGATCTTATTATTCAAGTTCATGGAAATCCTATTCATGTGCACAAAGCAATTTTGAAGATACGTTGTCATTACTTCAGAACAATGTTTCAAGAACATTGGGCAGAAAATAGTCAAAG tGTTATATGTCATAAACAATTTTCCTATGATgtgtataaaacttttttgaaatatttatacaccAATGAAATTGATCCATTTCTAGATCCACTCAATGCAttag aaCTTCTAGATTTAGCTAATGCTTATTctgaaaatcaattaaaaaggtattgcatacaaataataaataaagggaTTACAATCACTAATGTGATCGTTTTGTACAATACATCTATCCAATATAATGCTaag GAATTAGaagaatattgttttaaatttgcattaaatcaTATGACTGCAGTGGTACAGACAGCAGATTTTGCTAAATTAGATGAAAGTActgttaaaacttttataattaaagctGCTCAAGCGGGTGCTTTTAAAACTTAG
- the LOC107997008 gene encoding RCC1 and BTB domain-containing protein 1-like isoform X3, with product MVYAVGSNTSGCLGTGDTQSTLYPKKIEELCGKDIKTFAYGKGPHVLALTEEGKVYSWGQNCHYELGNTFGSQALTPAIITNLCNEFIIDIACGSHHSLALTNDGEVYAWGQNTSGQVGCHDITTLVQDIPRKLNFTLSGKKVICISCGDSFSVVVTNNGEVYSWGRNDVGQLGIENNNNDQFHPCRITSLAKIVIEKVVCGSIHTLALSDEGVLYVWGANNYGQLGLTTVLLNTNIWKPTKLEVPEMRRVLDIATSYYNCISIALCEGNRIFMWGQCLGQNVKVPTLTPLKCLYDVFAFYALPAVMHQPLIFHSDEESNLIDSLREAFDDPTTSDLIIQVHGNPIHVHKAILKIRCHYFRTMFQEHWAENSQSVICHKQFSYDVYKTFLKYLYTNEIDPFLDPLNALELLDLANAYSENQLKRYCIQIINKGITITNVIVLYNTSIQYNAKELEEYCFKFALNHMTAVVQTADFAKLDESTVKTFIIKAAQAGAFKT from the exons atggTATATGCTGTTGGAAGTAATACTTCTGGATGTCTTGGAACTGGTGATACTCAAAGTACTCtttatccaaaaaaaattgaagaattatgtggtaaagatataaaaacttttgcaTATGGTAAAGGACCACATGTTTTAGCACTCACGGAGGAaggaaaa gtATATTCATGGGGACAGAATTGTCATTATGAATTAGGAAATACTTTTGGCAGTCAAGCTTTAACTCCagcaataataacaaatttatgtaatgaatttattattgatatagcTTGTGGAAGTCATCATTCTCTTGCATTAACAAATGATGGAGag GTCTATGCATGGGGTCAAAATACATCAGGACAAGTAGGTTGTCATGATATAACAACATTAGTACAAGATATAcctagaaaattaaattttacattaagtGGCAAAAAAGTTATTTGCATTAGTTGTGGAGACTCATTCAGTGTGGTAGTCACAAATAATGGAGAAGTTTATAGTTGGGGTCGTAATGATGTTGGTCAATtaggaattgaaaataataataatgatcaattTCATCCATGCAGAATAACATCACTTGCAAAAATAGTAATAG aaaaagtaGTTTGTGGTAGTATACATACTTTAGCATTAAGTGATGAAGGTGTTCTTTATGTTTGGGGAGCTAATAATTATGGACAACTAGGTCTTACTACAGTTTTACTTAATACTAATATTTGGAAACCTACaaag CTAGAAGTACCAGAAATGAGAAGAGTGCTAGATATAGCaacatcatattataattgtataagtaTTGCTTTATGTGAAggtaatcgaatatttatgtGGGGTCAATGTCTAGGCCAGAATGTTAAAGTTCCAACACTTACTCCACTAAAATGTTTGTATGATGTTTTTGCATTTTACGCACTTCCAGCTGTTATGCATCAGCCCCTTATTTTTCACAGTGATGAAGAATCAAACTTAATAGACAGTTTAAGGGAAGCTTTTGATGATCca ACCACTAGTGATCTTATTATTCAAGTTCATGGAAATCCTATTCATGTGCACAAAGCAATTTTGAAGATACGTTGTCATTACTTCAGAACAATGTTTCAAGAACATTGGGCAGAAAATAGTCAAAG tGTTATATGTCATAAACAATTTTCCTATGATgtgtataaaacttttttgaaatatttatacaccAATGAAATTGATCCATTTCTAGATCCACTCAATGCAttag aaCTTCTAGATTTAGCTAATGCTTATTctgaaaatcaattaaaaaggtattgcatacaaataataaataaagggaTTACAATCACTAATGTGATCGTTTTGTACAATACATCTATCCAATATAATGCTaag GAATTAGaagaatattgttttaaatttgcattaaatcaTATGACTGCAGTGGTACAGACAGCAGATTTTGCTAAATTAGATGAAAGTActgttaaaacttttataattaaagctGCTCAAGCGGGTGCTTTTAAAACTTAG